The following coding sequences are from one Rhineura floridana isolate rRhiFlo1 chromosome 2, rRhiFlo1.hap2, whole genome shotgun sequence window:
- the CCDC32 gene encoding coiled-coil domain-containing protein 32 isoform X1: MAAERCTVSPPRSLIGQFWTTIGSWHAPLSSRLLRLLPFANSKNKEAVDQPWLFQDFSIMIMFESVDSIVTISSQDLWAEICSSLPYPDQNEESSNAFADSFTDSYIHVESQNEVINSSFRANMKPWAPLKDSEIYLASLERRLMRIKGLSQEVTSKDMLQTLSQAKKECWDRFLQEKSESDFYMEGTESDESTLEHLKRWLQPEKVAVSTEEVQYLIPLEARIAREETEEESMTVEQ, from the exons ATGGCAGCGGAACGCTGTACTGTATCTCCGCCCCGTTCATTGATTGGTCAGTTTTGGACAACAATCGGTTCCTGGCACGCCCCGCTCAGCTCCCGGCTGCTGAGACTTCTGCCCTTTGCGAACTCAAAAAACAAGGAGGCGGTAGACCAGCCGTGGCTGTTTCAG GATTTCTCCATCATGATAATGTTTGAAAGTGTTGACTCCATAGTCACTATTTCCAGCCAGGACCTCTGGGCTGAAATCTGTTCATCTCTGCCATATCCAGACCAGAATGAAGAGTCAAGCAATGCATTTGCAGATTCTTTCACCGATTCTTATATTCATGTAGAAAGTCAGAATGAAGTCATTAACTCCTCTTTCCGAGCAAACATGAAGCCCTGGGCACCACTAAAGGATTCAGAGATTTATCTGGCATCTTTAG AGAGAAGATTGATGCGAATAAAGGGATTGTCACAGGAAGTGACCTCCAAAGATATGCTGCAAACACTTTCTCAGGCTAAGAAAGAATGTTGGGACAGGTTTCTGCAGGAAAAGTCTGAGTCTGACTTTTATATGGAGGGAACTGAATCGGATGAGAG CACTCTGGAACACTTGAAGCGCTGGCTACAGCCTGAGAAAGTGGCAGTCAGCACTGAGGAAGTTCAGTATTTGATTCCCCTTGAAGCTCGGATAGCGAGGGAAGAGACTGAAGAAGAATCTATGACTGTAGAACAGTGA
- the CCDC32 gene encoding coiled-coil domain-containing protein 32 isoform X2, whose product MIMFESVDSIVTISSQDLWAEICSSLPYPDQNEESSNAFADSFTDSYIHVESQNEVINSSFRANMKPWAPLKDSEIYLASLERRLMRIKGLSQEVTSKDMLQTLSQAKKECWDRFLQEKSESDFYMEGTESDESTLEHLKRWLQPEKVAVSTEEVQYLIPLEARIAREETEEESMTVEQ is encoded by the exons ATGATAATGTTTGAAAGTGTTGACTCCATAGTCACTATTTCCAGCCAGGACCTCTGGGCTGAAATCTGTTCATCTCTGCCATATCCAGACCAGAATGAAGAGTCAAGCAATGCATTTGCAGATTCTTTCACCGATTCTTATATTCATGTAGAAAGTCAGAATGAAGTCATTAACTCCTCTTTCCGAGCAAACATGAAGCCCTGGGCACCACTAAAGGATTCAGAGATTTATCTGGCATCTTTAG AGAGAAGATTGATGCGAATAAAGGGATTGTCACAGGAAGTGACCTCCAAAGATATGCTGCAAACACTTTCTCAGGCTAAGAAAGAATGTTGGGACAGGTTTCTGCAGGAAAAGTCTGAGTCTGACTTTTATATGGAGGGAACTGAATCGGATGAGAG CACTCTGGAACACTTGAAGCGCTGGCTACAGCCTGAGAAAGTGGCAGTCAGCACTGAGGAAGTTCAGTATTTGATTCCCCTTGAAGCTCGGATAGCGAGGGAAGAGACTGAAGAAGAATCTATGACTGTAGAACAGTGA